A single genomic interval of Coccidioides posadasii str. Silveira chromosome 1, complete sequence harbors:
- a CDS encoding uncharacterized protein (SECRETED:SignalP(1-16)~EggNog:ENOG410QE54): MKAHTILLCCFAAVCAADLIHIRVRTGKDKEVGLLANMDELERTHRFAASGIGASVTDKHVYCQAFSDPHGRDELGDAFSAANDATFTSSKDAEAVPIGSFYCSDSLDKLEPPGQKPLSLKKSDGKKTDKTVRIQFRTGFDDFTQGDVKLGETVPLGRHSRLGNTVLEAMVVSATGDVNWAKVQCQLYEDTEGKEEVGKAFSMYGETYGTEPEKVAAVRCEA; the protein is encoded by the exons atgAAAGCGCATACCATCCTGCTGTGTTGCTTCGCGGCTGTTTGCGCCGCGGATCTCATCCACATCAGAGTCCGAACCGGCAAGGACAAAGAGGTCGGCCTTCTCGCGAATATGGATGAGTTGGAAAGAACACATC GCTTTGCTGCCTCCGGTATCGGTGCGTCTGTGACCGACAAACACGTTTACTGCCAGGCCTTCAGTGACCCTCACGGCCGCGATGAGCTGGGGGACGCCTTCTCTGCGGCCAACGACGCCACGTTCACTTCGTCAAAGGACGCCGAAGCAGTTCCTATCGGCTCATTCTACTGCTCGGACAGCCTGGACAAATTGGAGCCGCCGGGACAAAAGCCGTTATCGCTGAAGAAGTCGGACGGCAAAAAGACGGACAAGACGGTGAGAATACAGTTTCGGACGGGCTTCGACGACTTCACGCAGGGAGATGTCAAGCTAGGAGAGACTGTGCCACTTG GGAGACATTCCAGGCTTGGCAACACTGTGCTTGAAGCAATGGTGGTCTCGGCGACTGGCGACGTGAACTGGGCCAAAGTGCAGTGCCAGCTCTATGAGGATACAGAGGGCAAAGAAGAGGTTGGCAAAGCGTTCTCGATGTACGGCGAGACTTACGGAACGGAGCCGGAGAAGGTTGCGGCCGTAAGATGCGAAGCATGA